In the Candidatus Marinimicrobia bacterium CG08_land_8_20_14_0_20_45_22 genome, ATCCGCGCAATGGGATTCTGAAACTTGACTACGAGTTTATCCTGCTGTTCAAGAAACAGGGAATTTCACCCAAACCGACGCAATTACAGAAAGATCGATCCGCGATGACAAAGGAAGAATGGAACACCTATTTTTCCGGTCACTGGTATTTTTCGGGCGCAAAACAAGAGGGACATATTGCGATGTTCCCGGAAGAGTTGCCCGCCCGATTGATCAAGATGTTCGCCTTTGCCGGCGATACGGTGCTGGATCCGTTTCTCGGTAGCGGGACGACATCACTCGCCGCCCGAAATTTGAACAGGAATTCCATCGGTTATGAAATCAATCCCGACTATCTGCCGGTCATTAAAGCCAAACTGAATGCGAACCAGACCGACCTATCCGAGACTGAATACCATTTTCTGAAAGATCAGGTTAATACCGATTTGGTAAAAGAGATCGACAATCTGCCTTACATCTTCAAAGACCCACATCGGCTCGATAAGAAGATCGATCCTAAAAAACTGCAATTCGGTTCGCGGATCGACGAAAACAGCGGCGAGCGTGAGGAATACTATTCGGTCAAATCCATCATCAGCCCGGAAATGATCAAACTGAACAATGACCTGACGGTTCGCCTGATCGGCGTCAAAGAACGGAAACCCGTCAACGGGCAAGCGATTCAATTCCTGACTGAGAAGATCAAGGGGCAGAAAGTATTCATGAAATTCGACGACCGGAAATACGACGAGCACGATACTCTGCTCTGTTATCTCTACCTGAAGAACAAGACTTTCCTCAATGCTCATATCATCAAGGAAGGATTGGCGGATGTCGATCTTTCTTATGACTTCAAATATAAGGACAAATTCATGAATCTGAATGAGGCTACGAATGGCGCCCGATAAACGGTATTCGATGGAATTCGGCAAGAAGGAAAAAGTCCTGAATT is a window encoding:
- a CDS encoding DNA methylase N-4 produces the protein MNLLPDRSVHLVITSPPYWQLKDYGTDDQIGYHETYESYINNLNLVWKECHRVLQPGCRLCINIGDQFARSVYYGRYKVIPIRTEIIKFCETIGFDYMGAVIWQKVTTTNTTGGATIMGSFPYPRNGILKLDYEFILLFKKQGISPKPTQLQKDRSAMTKEEWNTYFSGHWYFSGAKQEGHIAMFPEELPARLIKMFAFAGDTVLDPFLGSGTTSLAARNLNRNSIGYEINPDYLPVIKAKLNANQTDLSETEYHFLKDQVNTDLVKEIDNLPYIFKDPHRLDKKIDPKKLQFGSRIDENSGEREEYYSVKSIISPEMIKLNNDLTVRLIGVKERKPVNGQAIQFLTEKIKGQKVFMKFDDRKYDEHDTLLCYLYLKNKTFLNAHIIKEGLADVDLSYDFKYKDKFMNLNEATNGAR